The Chelonoidis abingdonii isolate Lonesome George chromosome 21, CheloAbing_2.0, whole genome shotgun sequence genome contains a region encoding:
- the CSF3 gene encoding granulocyte colony-stimulating factor, which translates to MPCIDERFSIRELKGTSAAFASVLFTTPVTVINSKGEEILRKFHAFRMRSLQTVLPLLVSTVLCLGCTMLHAAPLPEFSGDQDFQQFLQKDLEYIRKIKGDVAQVQELVCTTLQLCNEEELMLVKQKLGISQAPLDQCHSKTFQVDACFSQIRDGLQIYHGHLALLLQLLPTHSSQVDALRLDVSNLSTNIQQQMEDLGLNTVTYPKAEGQGTLPSLSSDFDRQASGFIIPANFKRFLETSLRALRHLTLV; encoded by the exons ATGCCCTGTATTGATGAGAGGTTCAGCATTCGTGAACTGAAAGGGACTAGTGCAGCTTTTGCGTCTGTCTTATTCACAACCCCGGTAACTGTCATAAACTCAAAAGGGGAGGAGATACTCAGAAAATTCCACGCATTTAGAATGAGATCTCTCCAAA CTGTTCTGCCATTGCTAGTCAGCACTGTGCTGTGTTTGGGATGCACCATGCTGCACGCAGCTCCCCTGCCAGAGTTCTCCGGGGATCAGGATTTCCAGCAATTCCTGCAGAAGGACCTGGAATACATCCGCAAAATCAAAGGGGATGTCGCCCAGGTGCAGGAGCTTGTG TGCACGACCCTCCAGCTCTGCAATGAGGAGGAGCTGATGCTTGTCAAGCAGAAACTGGGCATTTCCCAGGCCCCGCTGGATCAGTGTCACAGCAAGACCTTCCAAGTG GATGCCTGCTTCAGCCAGATCCGAGACGGGCTCCAAATCTACCATGGCCACCtcgccctcctcctccagctcctgccgaCTCACTCCAGCCAAGTGGATGCCCTCCGGCTGGACGTCTCGAACCTGTCCACTAACATCCAGCAGCAG ATGGAGGATCTGGGTCTGAACACGGTGACGTACCCCAAGGCCGAGGGCCAGGGCACCCTCCCCAGCCTCTCGTCTGACTTTGACAGACAAGCCAGCGGATTCATCATCCCCGCCAACTTCAAGCGCTTCCTGGAGACGTCCTTGCGGGCCCTCCGCCACCTCACGCTGGTGTAA